In Numidum massiliense, a single genomic region encodes these proteins:
- a CDS encoding response regulator transcription factor — protein MRLLIVEDEVDLVHALAKGLRKDGYAVDVALDGEEALYYVEVNTYDLMLLDLNLPGMDGLDVLARVLEERPQSKVLILSARTEVAERVQGLDLGACDYVTKPFAFTELRARIRALTRRRFELQQPVLRCGSLTVDPAKQTVTYGGQPLTVTRKEFALLQYFLMRPGVVVSQEELLESLWDESVNPFTNVVRVHINALRRKLGQRVAQPVTFETVHGVGYRLNVKGHVNGTPTVTDNDESREVRR, from the coding sequence TTGCGGCTGTTAATCGTGGAGGATGAAGTGGATCTAGTGCACGCCTTAGCCAAAGGTTTGCGCAAAGACGGCTATGCGGTAGACGTGGCGTTAGACGGAGAAGAGGCACTTTATTACGTAGAAGTAAACACCTACGATTTAATGTTGTTGGATCTCAATTTACCGGGCATGGACGGTTTGGACGTGCTCGCACGCGTACTCGAGGAACGGCCGCAAAGCAAAGTACTTATTTTAAGCGCACGAACGGAAGTGGCGGAACGGGTGCAAGGACTCGATCTAGGGGCGTGTGATTATGTGACGAAGCCGTTTGCCTTTACCGAGTTGCGCGCGCGAATTCGCGCCTTGACGCGGCGACGCTTCGAGTTACAGCAGCCCGTGCTCCGCTGCGGCTCGTTAACGGTCGATCCAGCGAAGCAAACGGTGACGTACGGCGGACAGCCGCTAACGGTGACGCGGAAGGAATTTGCCTTGTTGCAATACTTTCTTATGCGTCCCGGCGTCGTCGTTAGCCAAGAGGAGTTGTTAGAAAGTTTGTGGGACGAGTCGGTGAATCCGTTTACAAATGTCGTTCGCGTCCACATTAATGCCTTGCGGCGTAAGCTCGGGCAACGGGTCGCACAGCCGGTTACGTTCGAAACGGTTCACGGCGTCGGGTACCGCTTAAATGTAAAGGGGCATGTAAACGGAACGCCTACGGTGACGGACAATGACGAGTCAAGGGAAGTGCGGCGATGA
- a CDS encoding ABC transporter permease codes for MMKLIKLELQKVKLGWYVSGAVIANVLIAALVCFIGYIEKIEQTAAFASAEEAIVVMGAIVRATFTIFAAVLIAKLVIEEYKNKTVFITFMYPIRRKKLMAAKLLIVSGLTFFTMVISNLFVMGVAFGLNTYVPFIPGTLADTIGQQLLSIVAFAFAATGTSLIPLYFGMRKQSVPATIVSALLLVVLISSHNPVFSVASIIYIPLSLAAVGIAIAVLAIRKVETTDVL; via the coding sequence ATGATGAAATTAATAAAATTGGAATTGCAGAAAGTGAAATTAGGTTGGTATGTCAGTGGAGCGGTCATTGCGAATGTGCTCATTGCGGCGTTAGTATGTTTTATCGGCTATATCGAAAAAATAGAACAAACTGCGGCATTTGCTAGTGCTGAGGAAGCTATTGTCGTGATGGGAGCGATCGTACGGGCAACGTTTACTATTTTTGCCGCTGTACTCATTGCCAAACTCGTCATCGAAGAATATAAAAACAAAACGGTGTTCATTACGTTCATGTACCCGATCAGACGGAAGAAGCTCATGGCCGCCAAACTATTGATCGTCAGTGGGCTCACGTTCTTCACGATGGTCATTTCCAACTTGTTCGTCATGGGTGTCGCTTTCGGATTGAACACATACGTTCCGTTTATTCCGGGCACGTTAGCTGATACGATCGGGCAGCAATTGCTAAGCATCGTCGCCTTTGCCTTTGCCGCGACGGGGACGAGCTTAATTCCTTTATACTTCGGGATGCGAAAACAATCTGTCCCAGCGACGATCGTTTCCGCCCTCTTACTCGTCGTGCTCATCAGCTCACACAATCCGGTGTTTTCTGTAGCCTCAATTATTTACATTCCGTTATCGCTCGCAGCCGTCGGGATTGCGATTGCCGTTTTGGCCATCCGCAAAGTGGAAACGACCGACGTCCTTTAA
- the tadA gene encoding tRNA adenosine(34) deaminase TadA, translating into MYVENEWIPYMKVALEQADRAEAIGEVPIGAVIVRDGDIIATGYNLRETTKDPTNHAEMVAIRAASAQLGGWRLPGCTLVVTLEPCPMCAGAIVQSRLKRVVYGTPDPKAGCAGTLMNLLTEPRFNHRVHVESGVLQAECAARLSNFFRSLRQRNK; encoded by the coding sequence ATTTACGTGGAGAACGAATGGATCCCTTATATGAAAGTTGCTTTAGAACAGGCCGATCGCGCGGAAGCGATCGGGGAAGTACCGATCGGCGCCGTGATCGTACGAGACGGTGATATTATCGCTACCGGCTATAATTTGCGCGAAACGACGAAAGATCCGACGAACCACGCGGAGATGGTAGCGATTCGAGCCGCTAGTGCGCAGTTAGGCGGTTGGCGGTTGCCTGGTTGTACCCTCGTCGTCACGCTTGAACCGTGCCCGATGTGTGCGGGGGCAATCGTACAGTCGCGCCTTAAACGAGTCGTATACGGCACGCCAGATCCGAAAGCGGGTTGTGCTGGGACGTTAATGAATTTGCTAACCGAGCCACGCTTTAATCACCGCGTACACGTCGAAAGTGGTGTATTGCAGGCAGAGTGTGCCGCGCGCCTCAGCAACTTCTTTCGCTCGCTACGGCAACGCAACAAGTAA
- a CDS encoding HAMP domain-containing sensor histidine kinase, producing MSKMKRKRFRLTLRWRLALWTATMLSLSGIALIASINGLAVAVFPTVSIVNEGSLNREAQRDTQQKELHESSQLPLQESETASAPLLTPHQMELTNDHSFELVPQEAVQQQTIEKALDDLIVISVVSLSGVVVLGSAGAYWLAKKPLKPIKQLSETIAHIRPDSFTRLDEQLLPTDGPDDEMKQLAQSFNAMLTRLEDVFQHQYQFVSSASHELRTPLSVMQTNVEVQLDDDEATAEDYRATLYVLKRQVARLNCLVDELLHLSRRDIIRRKQRIDIAQMLAEVTTELAPLAAERQVDVSLHADEAAVCLGQRDLLNRALSNIVENAICYNRLNGKVTITVKCQRERKQLLLTISDTGVGIPADDVRVVFEPFYRADRSRARHSGGTGLGLAIAKLIVERHEGTITVNSDSRGSTFTIVLPLADAVP from the coding sequence ATGAGCAAAATGAAGCGAAAAAGATTCCGTTTGACGTTGCGATGGCGCCTTGCACTATGGACAGCAACGATGTTGTCGCTCTCGGGCATCGCATTAATCGCGTCCATCAACGGGTTAGCTGTGGCAGTTTTTCCTACTGTATCGATCGTGAATGAGGGATCTCTCAATCGGGAGGCACAGCGGGATACACAACAAAAAGAGTTACACGAGAGTTCACAGCTGCCTCTTCAGGAAAGCGAAACAGCTTCAGCACCATTGTTAACCCCGCACCAAATGGAATTGACTAACGATCATTCGTTTGAGCTTGTTCCTCAGGAAGCTGTACAACAACAAACGATAGAAAAAGCGTTGGACGATTTAATCGTCATTTCCGTCGTTAGTTTGAGCGGTGTCGTCGTGTTGGGTAGCGCAGGCGCGTACTGGCTAGCTAAAAAGCCACTAAAGCCGATCAAACAGTTGAGTGAGACGATCGCTCACATTCGCCCCGACAGCTTTACCCGCCTTGACGAACAACTCTTGCCGACTGACGGACCGGACGACGAGATGAAGCAGTTGGCGCAATCGTTCAACGCGATGTTAACCCGGTTGGAAGATGTGTTTCAGCACCAGTATCAATTTGTGTCCAGTGCGTCGCACGAATTACGTACGCCGTTGTCGGTTATGCAGACGAATGTAGAGGTGCAACTCGACGACGATGAGGCGACGGCGGAAGACTATCGCGCAACGCTATACGTGTTAAAACGACAAGTTGCCCGCTTAAACTGCTTAGTCGACGAACTGTTGCACTTGTCGCGCCGCGACATCATTCGCCGCAAACAAAGGATCGACATAGCACAGATGCTGGCGGAAGTGACGACAGAGTTAGCGCCGCTTGCGGCTGAACGACAAGTGGACGTTTCCTTGCATGCGGACGAGGCTGCCGTCTGTTTAGGACAACGCGATTTACTCAATCGCGCGCTAAGCAACATCGTCGAAAATGCCATTTGCTACAACCGACTGAACGGTAAGGTGACGATTACGGTAAAGTGCCAACGGGAGCGTAAGCAGTTGCTTCTGACAATTAGCGACACCGGTGTCGGTATTCCCGCTGACGATGTGCGTGTCGTTTTTGAGCCGTTTTACCGCGCCGACCGTTCGCGAGCACGCCACTCTGGGGGAACCGGCCTCGGGCTCGCTATCGCTAAACTAATTGTGGAGCGGCATGAAGGGACGATTACTGTAAACAGTGACAGTAGAGGGAGTACGTTTACGATCGTATTACCGCTAGCTGACGCCGTGCCGTAG